A genomic stretch from Telopea speciosissima isolate NSW1024214 ecotype Mountain lineage chromosome 7, Tspe_v1, whole genome shotgun sequence includes:
- the LOC122668005 gene encoding protein SULFUR DEFICIENCY-INDUCED 1-like, whose product MQGGGNRKMSPKKGEKEPFHVIHKVPSGDSPYVRAKYVQLVLKDPEAAIVLFWKAINAGDRVDSALKDMAVVMKQQDRAEEAIEAIKSFRDCCSKQAQESLDNVLIDLYKKCGRIDEQIELLKQKLRLIYQGEAFNGKPTKTARSHGKKFQVSIKQETSRILGNLGWAYMQQMNYVAAEVVYRKAQWIDSDANKACNLGLCLIKQARYDEARTVLEDVLQARIMGSDDSKSRNRAEELMNELESLESNELLSTQLGHQNLEEVFVEGLDQLLSKWTPLRSKRLPIFEEISQFRDQVAC is encoded by the exons ATGCAAGGAGGAGGGAATAGGAAGATGAGCccgaaaaagggagaaaaggagCCTTTTCATGTCATCCACAAGGTTCCTTCGGGCGATAGTCCTTACGTTCGAGCTAAGTATGTTCAG CTGGTTCTGAAGGACCCAGAAGCGGCTATAGTTTTGTTCTGGAAGGCAATTAACGCAGGAGATAGAGTAGATAGTGCTCTCAAGGACATGGCTGTGGTGATGAAGCAGCAAGACAGAGCTGAAGAAGCAATTGAAGCAATTAAATCCTTTAGGGATTGTTGCTCCAAACAAGCCCAAGAATCACTAGATAATGTCCTCATCGACTTATACAAG AAATGTGGAAGAATAGATGAGCAGATTGAGCTTTTAAAGCAGAAGCTCAGACTGATATACCAAGGTGAGGCCTTTAATGGCAAACCCACCAAGACAGCCCGCTCCCATGGGAAGAAGTTCCAGGTTTCCATCAAGCAAGAGACTTCCAGGATACTG GGTAATCTGGGTTGGGCCTATATGCAACAAATGAACTATGTAGCAGCCGAGGTGGTATACAGAAAAGCACAGTGGATAGACTCAGACGCAAACAAGGCCTGCAATTTGGGGCTATGCTTAATCAAGCAGGCGAGATATGATGAAGCTCGGACTGTTCTTGAAGATGTCCTGCAAGCTAGAATTATGGGTTCAGATGACTCAAAATCGAGAAATCGTGCAGAGGAATTGATGAATGAGTTGGAGTCGCTAGAGTCAAATGAGTTGTTATCGACTCAATTGGGTCATCAGAATCTAGAAGAAGTCTTTGTGGAGGGGCTTGATCAGCTTTTGAGCAAATGGACTCCTTTAAGATCCAAGAGACTGCCCATCTTTGAAGAGATTTCTCAATTTAGGGATCAGGTAGCATGTTGA
- the LOC122667132 gene encoding protein GAMETE EXPRESSED 1 — protein sequence MGHFCILSLFLLLSFIQQSHSWGLFSSSTTSKTYHQNQNQNHMGSAMTSDGFVAEFSIGTLDSPKAIELVENAKRKLDTSSSCWQKAYRNLFATCSDVLADKEKQSRLSWHLSDCFQEDTGRPPFPSCKTNAPIVNCLKKLDEQAHKVYLEFFLQTNLICHQLQSDAFKQQTERLVNDLKRSAELVEDKLENIEERSDKLLQNSNLVQDSLTSIDLRTQQMAQTSKDVEIQIDVVLEHSKAIFMQSKGILASQSELREGQTEMKEKLEVGMALLHESYQTLGQDIEHLRNEAVAIEREINQVGESMSSKMKSLQNTADDIGSIAGTSLDKQKQLLDGQSTALEGLNSLTNFQSQALEESRAALQKLAEFSHKQQEELLQQQQKLQQAHDQLVENSKSILSAQEAFESKQASIFVALDKLFTLHNAILLESRWIKSFFFYAITIFVLYMLTSTNHTYRVRARLYLGLCATFLIELAIIRLLDYDLNQQTGIESKVYWARTSFLFIASIQILHSIFSYRDYELLNHQMLLTLNEKIIAMERNKLLSQGKDADTDTESDVNLSSWIVEELPEDVDNCMDPDYMLPAEAVGENSLSTTSITRRYDLRPRHHPMKLQLQSLQL from the exons ATGGGTCACTTTTGTATTCTCTCTCTGTTCCTTCTACTCTCTTTTATACAGCAAAGTCACTCATGGggtttgttctcttcttctacaACATCAAAAACTTAtcatcagaatcagaatcagaatcataTGGGCAGTGCAATGACCTCGGATGGATTTGTAGCCGAATTCTCCATAGGAACTCTCGATAGCCCAAAGGCAATTGAGTTGGTGGAAAATGCAAAGAGAAAACTGGACACTTCTAGTTCATGTTGGCAAAAGGCTTACAGGAATCTATTTGCAACTTGCTCAGATGTTTTGGCTGATAAGGAGAAGCAATCTAGACTTTCTTGGCATCTTAGTGATTGCTTTCAAGAAGACACTGGGAGACCACCTTTCCCTTCTTGCAAAACCAATGCTCCCATTGTTAACTGCCTCAAGAAATTGGATGAGCAAGCACATAAAGTTTACCTTGAATTCTTTCTTCAAACCAACTTAATTTGTCATCAGTTACA GAGTGATGCATTCAAGCAACAAACAGAGAGATTGGTGAATGACTTGAAGAGATCAGCTGAACTTGTTGAGGATAAACTAGAAAACATAGAAGAGAGATCAGACAAATTGTTACAGAACTCGAACCTAGTCCAAGATTCATTAACATCAATTGATCTTCGAACCCAACAAATGGCACAAACTTCTAAGGATGTTGAAATCCAAATTGATGTTGTATTAGAACATTCAAAGGCTATTTTCATGCAATCAAAGGGAATCCTAGCTTCTCAATCAGAGCTGCGTGAAGGACAaacagaaatgaaggaaaaattagAGGTAGGAATGGCATTGCTTCATGAATCTTACCAGACCTTGGGACAGGACATAGAGCATTTAAGAAATGAAGCTGTTGCAATAGAGAGGGAGATCAACCAAGTCGGAGAATCGATGTCATCGAAAATGAAAAGTCTTCAAAACACAGCCGACGATATAGGCAGCATTGCAGGGACATCTTTAGATAAACAAAAGCAACTTCTTGATGGACAATCAACAGCACTAGAGGGTCTTAATTCCCTCACCAACTTCCAATCACAAGCATTGGAAGAAAGCAG GGCTGCTTTGCAAAAGCTGGCTGAATTCAGTCACAAGCAACAAGAAGAGCTCCTTCAACAACAACAGAAGCTGCAACAAGCCCATGATCAACTTGTCGAAAATTCAAAATCTATCTTGTCAGCTCAG GAAGCCTTTGAATCAAAGCAAGCAAGTATTTTTGTTGCTCTTGATAAGCTCTTCACCTTGCACAATGCCATATTGCTCGAGTCACGTTGGATTAAATCCTTCTTCTTTTATGCCATAACCATATTTGTCCTCTACATGCTAACTAGTACAAACCATACATATCGTGTGAGGGCAAGGCTTTATCTAG GTTTATGTGCTACATTCCTGATTGAGTTAGCAATAATTAGGTTATTGGATTACGATCTCAATCAACAAACTGGGATAGAATCTAAAGTTTATTGGGCTAGAACATCTTTTTTATTCATTGCTTCTATTCAGATTCTACATTCTATATTCTCTTACAG GGACTATGAACTGCTAAACCATCAGATGCTATTGACACTAAATGAGAAGATTATTGCAATGGAAAGAAATAAGCTATTGTCTCAGGGCAAAGACGCCGACACCGACACTGAGAGTGATGTTAACCTTTCCTCATGGATTGTTGAAGAATTACCAGAAGATGTAGATAATTGCATGGACCCTGATTATATGCTACCAGCAGAAGCAGTTGGAGAGAATTCACTTTCAACCACTTCAATTACAAGAAGATATGATCTTCGCCCTCGTCACCACCCGATGAAACTTCAGTTACAATCACTTCAATTATAA